A genomic window from Ruminiclostridium cellulolyticum H10 includes:
- the tnpA gene encoding IS66 family insertion sequence element accessory protein TnpA: MDKITDTKTEFRLKQWTQIVQTCQASGMTAVSWCNQNNVNIKSYYYWLRRIRTLTIENGPLELQSKGQQIVPVSFRQTAAVTIHINSVSIDIPDGTSKDTIAAVLSALKTIC, translated from the coding sequence ATGGATAAAATAACAGATACTAAAACTGAATTTAGACTCAAGCAGTGGACTCAGATAGTCCAGACGTGCCAAGCCAGTGGAATGACGGCTGTCAGTTGGTGTAATCAGAACAATGTAAATATCAAATCATATTACTATTGGTTACGCAGAATCCGCACTCTGACTATCGAAAATGGACCTCTTGAGCTTCAAAGTAAAGGACAGCAGATTGTACCCGTATCTTTCCGGCAGACAGCAGCAGTTACAATTCATATTAATTCCGTTTCTATAGATATCCCTGATGGAACTTCCAAAGATACAATTGCGGCAGTTCTGTCGGCATTGAAGACCATATGTTAG
- the tnpB gene encoding IS66 family insertion sequence element accessory protein TnpB (TnpB, as the term is used for proteins encoded by IS66 family insertion elements, is considered an accessory protein, since TnpC, encoded by a neighboring gene, is a DDE family transposase.), protein MLGDISKAEDIYIVCGYSDMRKSIDGFAAIIKGTFGMDPFSPSLFLFCGKRRDRLKALYWEGDGFVLLYKRLENGSFKWPRTPEQARRLTMQEFRWLMDGLAIDQPKAIREAKQGDIY, encoded by the coding sequence ATGTTAGGCGATATTTCAAAAGCAGAAGACATTTACATTGTATGTGGTTACTCTGATATGCGCAAGTCAATCGACGGATTCGCCGCCATCATAAAGGGAACTTTTGGTATGGATCCGTTTTCACCGAGCCTGTTTTTGTTCTGCGGTAAAAGAAGGGATCGGTTAAAAGCTCTCTATTGGGAAGGGGACGGTTTTGTCCTGCTGTACAAGCGTCTGGAGAACGGGAGCTTCAAATGGCCTCGGACACCAGAGCAGGCAAGACGTCTTACAATGCAGGAATTTCGGTGGCTTATGGATGGCTTGGCTATTGATCAACCTAAGGCAATCCGGGAAGCGAAACAGGGTGATATCTATTGA
- a CDS encoding IS66-like element ISCce5 family transposase, with amino-acid sequence MQKIDITGLSPNQIEYVSSLEKTVENQQVRIEQLTELLIKSQKALYGQSSEKRRYVFDEDSGQLSLFNEAEVEAGNKAEEPTVQTIVAAHTRKPKRTKEELAETVPVVEVVCDLDKDKRTCNICNTDLRYLGKEYVRDELEIIPAQVRILRYIRLNYVCKECEKETCEANIVKAPVPKPVMKRSLASASTVAYVMYQKYANGMPLYRQEKDWANQGVKLSRATLANWIIRPSHEWLEPMYDAIKKNLVTEPLIHADETVLQVLKEPGRRATTESRMWVYTSGQSLTPAVLFEYQPTRSGQHARRFLEGFSGYLQTDGYSGYNAVPNVIHCGCWAHLQRKFEEAIPNGADNKSSKAAIGYDYCNRLFAMEKKWIELSSENRHQERRKNAKPLLDEFWQWVSHLNPLQNSNLGKAVTYALNQKETLINFMLDGCIEISNNRAENAIRPYVTGRKNWLFADTTRGAKASAIVYSMIESAKANQLNPYMYLVYLLSKLPDLKELTQKSLTPYLPWSPELPCWCHKDSNKAPQD; translated from the coding sequence ATGCAAAAGATTGATATTACAGGGCTTTCGCCCAATCAAATTGAATATGTTTCCTCTTTGGAAAAAACAGTAGAAAACCAGCAAGTTCGTATTGAACAACTTACTGAGCTTCTTATTAAATCTCAAAAAGCTTTATATGGTCAATCCAGCGAAAAGCGGCGTTATGTTTTTGATGAAGACAGCGGTCAGCTTTCCTTATTCAATGAGGCAGAGGTCGAAGCTGGCAACAAGGCAGAAGAACCGACCGTGCAGACAATTGTGGCAGCACATACCAGAAAACCCAAGCGAACCAAGGAAGAACTGGCAGAAACGGTACCAGTGGTGGAAGTCGTTTGTGATCTGGATAAAGATAAACGCACCTGTAACATTTGCAACACTGATCTGAGATATCTCGGAAAGGAATATGTCCGGGACGAACTGGAGATTATCCCTGCCCAGGTACGCATATTGAGATATATTCGTTTAAATTATGTATGCAAGGAATGTGAGAAGGAGACCTGCGAAGCCAATATTGTTAAAGCTCCTGTCCCAAAACCTGTTATGAAGCGCAGCCTTGCTTCTGCCTCAACCGTAGCTTATGTAATGTATCAAAAATATGCAAATGGAATGCCTTTATACCGACAGGAAAAAGACTGGGCGAACCAAGGAGTGAAACTCTCCAGAGCTACTCTGGCCAATTGGATTATACGTCCAAGTCATGAATGGCTTGAACCAATGTATGATGCTATTAAGAAAAATCTGGTGACCGAACCGTTGATACATGCGGACGAAACCGTCCTGCAGGTATTGAAAGAACCGGGACGGAGAGCAACCACCGAATCTCGAATGTGGGTCTACACTTCCGGTCAAAGTCTGACTCCGGCGGTTTTGTTTGAATACCAGCCGACACGATCCGGTCAGCATGCCAGACGGTTTCTGGAAGGGTTTTCGGGTTATCTTCAAACAGATGGCTATAGTGGTTACAATGCAGTACCTAATGTCATACATTGTGGATGTTGGGCTCATTTACAGCGTAAATTTGAAGAAGCAATTCCTAATGGAGCAGATAACAAAAGCTCCAAGGCGGCTATTGGATATGATTACTGTAACCGCTTATTTGCCATGGAAAAGAAATGGATAGAATTATCCTCTGAAAATCGGCACCAAGAACGGCGAAAAAATGCAAAACCTCTTCTTGATGAGTTCTGGCAATGGGTATCGCATTTAAATCCTCTCCAAAACTCAAATCTGGGAAAAGCAGTTACCTATGCGTTGAATCAAAAGGAAACTCTGATTAATTTTATGCTGGATGGGTGCATCGAAATTTCCAATAACCGTGCTGAAAATGCCATCAGGCCTTATGTCACAGGTCGGAAGAACTGGCTCTTTGCCGACACGACCCGTGGAGCCAAAGCCAGTGCCATTGTATACAGTATGATCGAATCAGCTAAAGCAAATCAACTCAATCCATATATGTATTTGGTGTATCTACTGTCAAAATTACCGGACTTGAAAGAATTAACGCAGAAATCTCTGACACCTTATCTGCCATGGTCACCCGAATTGCCATGCTGGTGTCATAAAGATTCAAACAAGGCACCCCAAGATTAA
- a CDS encoding IS481-like element ISCce1 family transposase, with amino-acid sequence MTAQDRIVKNKMSLIELAEYLQNVSEACKIHGVSRQHFYDIKKAYEENGLEGLKDKTRRKPCMKNRVAPETEEAVLRIAYEKPAYGQLRASNELRKQGVLVSAGGVRSIWQRYNIETFDKRLKKLEEKAAKEGILYTEDQLAALEKAQQEKNISIDEIDTQHPGYLLAQDTFYVGYIKGVGRIYQQTAIDTYSAVGFAKLYTAKVPVTAADILNDRVLPFFENHMIPIMRVLTDRGTEYCGAPEKHLYELFLQMNDIEHTMTKAKSPQTNGICERFNQTILNEFYKPAFRRTMYKSVEQMQEDLDFYMLEYNEERTHQGKRCKGKTPMQTFLDSLPLAREKLLNDPAS; translated from the coding sequence ATGACAGCACAAGATCGTATAGTTAAAAACAAAATGAGCCTGATTGAGTTGGCCGAATATCTTCAAAACGTAAGTGAAGCATGTAAAATTCATGGAGTCAGCAGACAGCACTTCTATGATATTAAGAAAGCTTACGAGGAAAATGGTCTGGAAGGATTAAAGGACAAGACCAGAAGAAAGCCTTGTATGAAAAACAGGGTTGCTCCAGAAACTGAGGAAGCCGTATTAAGAATAGCATATGAAAAGCCGGCATACGGGCAGCTCAGGGCAAGTAACGAACTGAGAAAACAAGGAGTTCTTGTATCAGCCGGAGGGGTAAGATCAATCTGGCAGAGATATAATATAGAAACCTTTGACAAGAGACTCAAAAAGCTTGAAGAAAAGGCTGCCAAGGAAGGCATACTTTACACTGAAGATCAGCTCGCTGCTCTGGAAAAGGCACAGCAGGAAAAGAATATATCCATAGACGAGATAGATACCCAGCACCCGGGATATTTGCTGGCACAGGACACTTTCTATGTGGGCTATATCAAAGGTGTTGGACGTATATATCAGCAAACTGCCATAGATACTTATTCGGCAGTGGGATTCGCAAAATTATATACAGCCAAGGTACCAGTAACAGCAGCAGATATATTAAATGACAGAGTCTTACCGTTCTTTGAGAATCATATGATACCGATAATGAGAGTACTCACAGACAGAGGAACGGAGTACTGTGGAGCACCTGAGAAACACTTGTATGAGTTATTTCTGCAGATGAACGACATTGAGCACACAATGACAAAGGCTAAAAGCCCTCAAACAAACGGTATATGCGAGCGTTTTAACCAAACAATTCTGAATGAATTTTATAAACCCGCATTCCGAAGGACAATGTATAAATCAGTTGAACAAATGCAGGAGGATTTGGATTTTTATATGCTGGAATACAACGAAGAGCGAACACATCAGGGGAAAAGGTGTAAAGGCAAGACGCCGATGCAGACATTTCTTGACAGCTTGCCTCTTGCCCGAGAGAAGCTCCTGAATGATCCTGCGAGTTAA